A segment of the Arachis hypogaea cultivar Tifrunner chromosome 5, arahy.Tifrunner.gnm2.J5K5, whole genome shotgun sequence genome:
CGCACAATCTCAATCTCATTTTGTGCGTCTTTCTTCAAATCAAATCCTCTCACAACGAATCGCACCTTTCTCATTTCGATGCCCTCATCCTTTCGATTTTTTTCTGTTACCAGATAGGAATCTACGGCGCGCTTGGGTTCACAAAAATTCGGGAAAGTGGAGAGCTGGACGCTAAGAATTTGCGTTTCAAGGTAAATTCATTTCTGGACAGTGATCTTCGCTTCTTTGTTTTCTACCGCATGGTTCATTTACCAtttcaaaagttttttttatgcttttgttTTACGATGCTAGATAAGTTTgcgtatttattatttttctagagtttttttttttattattactttggGTTGGGATCTATCTTTTTGTAATGGAACTGATAAAATTTTGTGAAGGGTTGAAATGAAAAGGCATCGTTTGCTTCTGTTCATTTTTGTGGTGATTATCTTGTTCTGTTCATGTCCCATTTAATTGGTAACTTCTAAGATTTCTATTTTTGCATATCAATATGTATATAAAACTTTGAAAGTATATGTTTGATCATATAATTTGGACGGATATTGAATTCATGGACCAGAACACTAGAATTTGAAATAGAGTTTAAATTTATTTAGCTTATTAAATGGATTCTTTGTTGTAAATtggtttgttgaaattttggttttCGTTTCAATCCAATGGGAAACCAACTATTCAATTGTTTACAAAGTTATAATTTATCTATCTTGTCTACCTATGGATAATTGAAGTATTTTTCCCTCCACAAAGTTAATGGCATGTTGGACTTCCGATCCTTGAGCCTTGTTTTATTTTTGCATTGAACAACTTATCGGAACCGATTATCTTAGCATGAACAAGCCGTGTAGTTTTTGCTTGCTTGAGAAATAAGCTCAATTGTTTTTGATATACCCCGTATCCATACTTTTGCAGATGTCCTACTACTTGAAGCTTATTCTTGGTGACATAATACAATATCGAGCTCTAATTTTACATTACTCGGCATCTTTTTCAGGTTCAAATTGTACCTCAGATATTTTTCACCAGCAAAGTCTTTCTGTGGCATAGCAAATTACATTAGAACTAATCACACTGCAAAACAGCAGAAACTTATTCACTTTATTTGGCAAAAATGACAGAAATCTTCAGCTACACAGCTTGCAGACAGTTATCTCAGATGTTCCTTGCAATACTTTTCTTTCACACTTCtgaattcattctagcaatcgTTATTCATGGGAGATCAAATGTAACCCTGAGTTCCCTTCTAATTAGTGCACACTATATTTTGGCAATGATCTTTTCATTGGCAGAATACATTTTTGAGATTGTTTTCTTTCCAGAGTTAAAGGAATATTGGGTTATTAGTAATGTGGGCCTGACAGTAGTTGTGATTGGGGAAGTTATAAGGAAGTTGGCTATTTTAACAGCAGGGCACGCCTTTACTCATCTTATAAGGACTCACCGTCATGATGATCACCGCCTGGTTACTCACGGTATATATGGATTTATGCGCCATCCAGGGTACTCTGGTTTCTTCATTTGGTCTGTTGGTACTCAAATAATGCTTTGCAACCCCATATCAGTTGTTGCATTTGCAGTTGTTGTCTGGCGCTTTTTCGCTAAGCGAATACCCTATGAAGAGTATTTCCTGAGGCGGTTTTTCGGACGTGACTACAAGGAATATGCCAAAAAAGTGGGGTCTGGGGTTCCCTTTATTAATTGAAAAGACTAGCCAATTTGATGAGCTGAACTATATCTTCACAGTGATCCATGCTAATCAAGAATGTTTGAATTGTTTCTATTGAGAAGATTTGAGCCATGCTTCATATTGTTTTCAACACATGTCTAATTGGCTATGCCTTCATTGTATGCAGCTGTGCTTGTATGGAACATCTGAAAATAAGGTTGGCTTAGGTGACCAAGATTAGTTTCATGGTCTAGATCAGAGATCGATGGGCATCTAGCAAGCCTACAAATTTTGCCAGTGGACACATTCCTCGGGTGCATTAAATAATGCTCAATTGCTCAGGCATGTTCAAACCAATAAAATTTAGCTACTATTTAACTAGGATCTTCGTTTTCGTGTACAAGTTTCTGCCATTGGCAATGTAGTTGGATTCAACCTAGCACTTATGTAAACTTTCATTTGTAACTTGAAGGAAAATGCTTACAAATCAGAGAAATTACGTCACAACATTGTAGTTTGTGTGAACAATGCTAAAATATAAAGATGGTCGAATTTTATTCCTCACTTAGACTTAAACTGTAAACTTAATATTCCCATCAAAACTCAATAAACATGCTTAAGGTTATAGAGAGCAACTGCACGTTTCTTAAGACattcttatttcttaaaaaaaagttgTGAATTATTTCTTAAATAAATACGTACAAACCATACGAGGGAAACGCAATAAAAAAGTACATAGAAACCATACATATTTTCTTACGAACAAAGAAATGAGTTCATTACAAATCCATTTTTAAAATCCAAGGCGAAAACCATCCTATTGGTTGCAAACTTATTTGGAGAGAAGGGTGAAAAACAGTAATTGAGGTTTAGATTATCTGTAGTTAAACCCTTTGATGGTTAGGATCAAAAGGTACAAATAAGGCTTCAGGCAGCCTCAGGCTAGACAATTACGAATTCTTACATTATCTAGCAAAACCTCAATTAACAGGGCTGAACATGTTGAATGTGTTAAGGTGGTCATCCCTATCCCCAGTAAGTTTCCTCCTTGATGAATCTTAAAGCCTTGGTTGATATCTCAATTATTTATTGTTATAGAACTATTTAAAGAGCAAATTTCCTGTAGTATGCACTAAAAATAATTATCCAAATAAAATTAAACTGTCTCAACTAGGCTAACATTCCTACTATACAACAATTTTCTCTGGTTGGCCAAGGTAATTAAGCTATATTATACATTAACAGCTGTGGCACGAAAGAACAGCGATGCACCGATACCAGACTCATCTCTCCTGGATATCTGATTAAAGAATGGTTAGAGAATGACAAAACCAAGAGGAACTATCCTGTTACAAGGCTGACAATTCAACTTCCTGAGAGCAAGGCCGGTATGCCACGAAAGTGCTGTCAATTGAGAAGGAACCAGTGTTGAAACAAGTGATTCCTGTGTACTTGAATGCCTTCTGCTGACTTCTGTCTCCCAAGACAATCTGCAACGATAGATAGATCACAGCATGAAAACCAGCATCAGATTACTTGCACTCCGCCATGGTTAGCCCAGGGCATTTAACAATGCCATTGCTTAATTCTCATTTACATTCCCATTATTCACGTTATGAGGATAATAACATGATTAAAATATAAGCAGTACCGTGTGCGGAGTTGGATAAAGATAAAGGCAGTGGTCATAGTTCCAGATGATTGGTTGTACAGTTAGAGGGAGTGGACAGAGATGAGACTGATGGGTCATGGTAGCCACAAGCTGAAATTTAAACCATTTCCATTAGAATTTTCTCAGATTTTTAAAACCAAAATTGACATGTTAATAACAGAAATCGCGCGGAAAAAGGAAATATTACATGCTGAAAAGGATCATCAGTTTCTTCCATAGAAGGTGGCATTAAACATGATCGACGCATTCTATACAGCATATCCTGGCGGAAAAATACAATTTCTTGAGTATAGAACTTGACCCTGCAACCAAAAAGTTATTTGTTGTAAGAACAATCAGAAAGACATCAGCTGTCACAGCAACTAGAAAGCACATAAATATACAACTGAAGATGTCCCATGCGATCCTATTCAAATTGACCATTAACCTGCAGGGATTGCTTGAGAATATGGCATTTGGTATGTGATTTTGGAGCTCCTCTGTCAAATATTTCGGTAGAGCACGCCTAGGCAGAACTGTTGAAGGGCCTGGGAAAAAAAATTTCCGAAAGTGTTGTCACaaatattgcagaaaataaaaatagaaattgtaAGTGATTATCAAGAATCAACTACCTGCATCATCAGGACCTGGAATAAACAGGAATTTACTGTGCTCTGTTAGCCGTGGATGGGCAGCAATTAGTTGCCCTAGCTTTCCAAACTGTGACCTGCATAAAGAGGCTTTTCAATTATTGTCCTTTTCAAAGCAATAAGTAATAACAATGGTGTTTATTAGTGCTGTTATAATGATAACCACAAATCACTTCAGAATCCATGAGAGAAGTAATAACATCTTAACTGAAACTCACCTGAGGGTTGAATAAGCATGAAACGCAAGGTTACATGGATGAGAAGAGAAGTTCCCCATGAAGACAAATAAGGAAGGAACAACTTCCACACTCTCAAAACCATCAAGCACAGTCTCCAGCTTTCCCATAGCCTTCTCTACGGAGAAACAGCATCAAGACTATAACAATCTAGCTTGAAAATAAAGGAgctagagaaaagagaagaaaaaataaagaaaatgacaaCTCAAAATACCTCTTCATTGTCTAGCCAAATATCAGACAGAATAACAAACATATCATTGACTGCTTTTTTCTCCATGTCTGCCAGTCTGATCTATTGTAATAGTAAAGGATAATAAATCTCACTTGAGTACATTTCTAGACACActtaaatttcataaaaattaacaTGCTACCGAATAAAAAGGAGATAGTAAGGATACAGTTTCCTCTTTCGTTAAAGTACCACTACCGAAAAAATCATGCCCTGCAATTTGTCTAAGTGACTTATCCCTATCCTCCAGTGGGGGAAATCCACACGTTAACACCTGAAGACAGATGCATCAATTATCAAACCATctcaagtaaaaataaaaacagattAAACAGCAAGATTAAAACTTAAAAGCAAGACACAGTTAACCTTAATATTTCTTCATGCTAAATTTCTTTATAAGATAAATCCTTAATAGAAGGAACAAAGAACTTTTATATGATTCAATTTACACCTAAGAAAAAACTGTGTTCATTTAGGTGTAAAAAAGTGCATAAGATAACGGATTTTGAGATAGAGCAGAGTATGCTAAGAAGAACCTGAAATATTCCCGATGCCAGCATCTCGCCTTCAGCAACAACTATGGTGTTCTCAGAAAAGAATCCTGTAGTTATCTTGTATTGATAGTCAAAGAAACTGATAATATTACATGCGTGCCTATAAGAAATACATGTTGTGGCTTGcacattttataatatatatcaccaccaccaccatcaacaAAAGTCATAATAGCAACAATAATAAGTAATGATTGTCAAAAGGATATAgcattagacaaattaatttcaaCTGAAGCGGTAAGATCTTCTAAATAAAAATGTCCATCCTCCAGCTGAGATATTACTCCCATTACCCATTTTCTACCCGTTTGTCCAACCAGAGATTGGATAGGAGATATCTGACAAAGACAACATAGCATACTACACGATTATTTTCTTCGGATTCTCCGCATTATATCAAACAAACTAATAGATTAAAAGTTCATAGGCTTGTTGCAGCATCCGCCAATACCTCACAGCTCCCAAAATGTGAAAATTCTGATTCAAAAGCAGGTTTCGAAAAATTCTGATCTCGAGAGAGCCTCTGGAACAACAACAAAAACCTATCCCTATACAAGGCCGCTTTTGCTGATGCGTCACCATGAATAGGCAAGCTGCCTGTGTGCCTGAAATGAAAAACACAAACCTATTTTTGCACCATATGATAAACAAATCCAAGTGCAGGACaacaaacattaaaaaaatatatatattcaaactATAACTCATCAACAGATTTCCACTAATATAGCAAAGTTCCTCAGCTTTTGTGCACTGAAACTTCCTATGTTAATAGAGCACCATCTTATTTTTAATAACATCGCTATGAAGCCTACAACCAGGCAAGACAGATAAAATTTGCTCATTGCACAAACACATAGCAAACAAAGTGAGACCCTTTTTTTTTccattgtaaatattttatcagAAGTTCCAATTTTGGTAATTTACCCAaaattgtctttattttttttcatcaatTAAACACATTCTTTTGTTTCATTTGCCAGAACTTCTAGTCATTGTTCAGTCTTCACCACCAGAATGAAAATTAAACAAGGGAAAAATTTGAGGGATAAAGAAAAGAGGGCaaaataaaaggaagaaaaagtaaCCTACTCGTAGAACTGCTTTCTAATAGGGTCGTATCTGAACTTGGGGACCAGGAACGCATCGACGACGCGAATGGCAGAACCGCCGGCAGAGCATGGATCGGAGCTCTCCTCGACAGCCGCATCAGCTTCCAACAGCCGGCTCACCACACGGTGCACCGGCTCTTTCTCGATTATAGTGGATTTCtctgcattttttttttcatcagaATTCAGAAAACTATATTCCAATTGAAATTGGAAGAAATGTTAAATGAAAGGAGAGTGAGGAAATGAGGTTACGAGATTCGAGTTCGAGTTCGAGTTCGTCGAGGAGGAGATCGATGGCTTCGTCCTCATCGGAGCCTTCGAATCGAGAGACGAAGGAGAGGATCTCGTCAAGAGCTTCGACTTTGAGGACGCGCCCTCTGATCTTGCACTTCCTCTGCACCTTCTTCCTCGTCGAAGCACTCatctcgctctctctctctctctcaaggtTTCTCTCTCTGGATTTCTTTCTCACTCACAGTCACACAGTCTGAGTGTTGTTGGTAGCTGGTAGGGACGGGTCGGCGGGAAAAACCTCTGATTATTTGGGAGAAACGGCGGGAAAATTGTGAGTGAGTAGAATTACTAGAATGCCCATAATAGGAACTGTACTGTAATTGAGTAGAACTGCCCATAACCCTAGTAATGACCTGGGCCTGGGCCTGGGCCCATCTGGTTATTGCTCTCACACCTCCCAAAAAATGACCTAAATGCATTACACATAGattcttaattaaaaataataacacaatattgcattatttattttgttgACAAATCAAATAcgtgcaaatttttttttataaatttattttgtttgtaATGTAAACAAAATATGTATATACCTATTacttttataataataacaagatATGTAATACAacgtaaaaatataaataatatttaaattacatataatggtaaatattaatttaatttgtttatttaataaaaatccgCTTGTTTCATTAAACAACTTATTCTTTTGCATATGGTGATTTAGGAGATGAGTGGTGAAGAAAGATATTTTGATTATATGTGATAATTAAGGAAATTGGTAACTAAATAACTACTACAAAAGATGTTTGGTGATTGGTGAactaaattttgatttgttttcCTAACTATTTTTAAAGTTGAACAAGGTTATGTAAGCTCAATTAAAGTCTGCTTGACAATGACAAGTACTTGATTAGCCCAACGATACTAGTATGCAACTAAGTTTAAACTAGGCAAGATCAAACAGCTTTTGTAGGGGGGAAATAGATAGAACAGAGTTCAACATCTTATTAGTGGTGATAACCATTTTTTTTATCCAAAAGTTAATGATATTTATAAATCATAAATCATTCTAATAGTAAAATCCCAACAAAAAGGCTGATTGTCTAGTAGTTTGTAAAAGTGACCAAATTAAGACTCTTGAAAAAGTTATCACTACTAATTCTgacaaataattatataaaaaaaaaacacttcaaCACCGTCATATTATGATTAACAACTGCCCCAAATGGCTTTTGTAAATTGTATCTGTATATTGAATACATAACACATTAAAAGtgaatatttttctttatcagcTCATGACCAACATAACACCATTATACATGAGTCTTCAGAGTCGCCAACTGTAATAATTAGGATTCTGAATACAATTTAAACATATCTACACCAAATGTTACTTTAAGAAAAGGTTAAATTACTCTCACTCATatagtttcatttaattttcaattaagttcttCGGAACTAAATGAACCTTTAAAAACTAAAGGTTAGAAGTTAGAACTGATCagaaattacaagaaaaactaaaggaaaCTTGTATTATTCTTATATGAGTGTACAATATCACTTCTCAGACAAGTTGTTCATTTCAACCATCAAACATTGCAATATCACCGACTTATAAAGATTTGAAGGAGAAAAAATTACGTTGAACACAACCTTCTCACTTACAGTGACATGGCATGAGGAATATGTAAAGACTGACAACAGAGCAGAGGTAAGAGGAGTAATAAATCTTCTCTAACTCTGAAAAGCAATGCTATCATACTTCAACAATATCTAACTAATAATACACAAATACATTCAAATGGATTGAAAAGTTTGAGAGTTTGAGCACAAATAAAGTTCAAAGAGCCATGTCACCATGTCAATAAGAGCTCCATGGCGACCACCAAAGCTAAGC
Coding sequences within it:
- the LOC112802413 gene encoding DNA polymerase epsilon subunit B, giving the protein MSASTRKKVQRKCKIRGRVLKVEALDEILSFVSRFEGSDEDEAIDLLLDELELELESQKSTIIEKEPVHRVVSRLLEADAAVEESSDPCSAGGSAIRVVDAFLVPKFRYDPIRKQFYEHTGSLPIHGDASAKAALYRDRFLLLFQRLSRDQNFSKPAFESEFSHFGSCEISPIQSLVGQTGRKWVMGVISQLEDGHFYLEDLTASVEINLSNAKITTGFFSENTIVVAEGEMLASGIFQVLTCGFPPLEDRDKSLRQIAGHDFFGSGTLTKEETIRLADMEKKAVNDMFVILSDIWLDNEEAMGKLETVLDGFESVEVVPSLFVFMGNFSSHPCNLAFHAYSTLRSQFGKLGQLIAAHPRLTEHSKFLFIPGPDDAGPSTVLPRRALPKYLTEELQNHIPNAIFSSNPCRVKFYTQEIVFFRQDMLYRMRRSCLMPPSMEETDDPFQHLVATMTHQSHLCPLPLTVQPIIWNYDHCLYLYPTPHTIVLGDRSQQKAFKYTGITCFNTGSFSIDSTFVAYRPCSQEVELSAL
- the LOC112802414 gene encoding protein-S-isoprenylcysteine O-methyltransferase B, which encodes MTEIFSYTACRQLSQMFLAILFFHTSEFILAIVIHGRSNVTLSSLLISAHYILAMIFSLAEYIFEIVFFPELKEYWVISNVGLTVVVIGEVIRKLAILTAGHAFTHLIRTHRHDDHRLVTHGIYGFMRHPGYSGFFIWSVGTQIMLCNPISVVAFAVVVWRFFAKRIPYEEYFLRRFFGRDYKEYAKKVGSGVPFIN